In the Aridibaculum aurantiacum genome, TAAAGCAGATAAAGCAACTGATGAAGAGTTGGCTGAAAAATATTCAGAGATCCCGGTGTTGTTTATATCTGCAGCCAACAAACGCAACATAGAAACCTTAAAGCAACGGCTGGTTGACCAGGTGATATCTGAAAATTTACAACAAGAAAATACGATCATCTCCAATGCGCGACACTACGAAGCGCTTCGACTGGTTGATCAATCTTTACAAGAAATAAAAGAAGGACTTGATAACGGTATACCGGGTGACCTGGTAGCATTGGATATTCGTCGCTGCCTGCATTACCTGGGCGAGATCACCGGTGAGATAACCAACGAAGACCAGCTCGATTATATCTTCAGCAAGTTTTGTATCGGAAAGTAACTTGAAGTGGAAACCCTATAGTTTTTGAACCCATAGCGTAAGAAAAATATGTTCCTATAAAACTTGTGAAACTGCTTAGATTTATACTTACAACTTCACAACAATATGCTGGTCGACAGCTTCAATAGGATACATAATTATTTACGCATTTCTATTACAGACAACTGCAACCTGCGTTGCTTCTATTGCATGCCTGACGAAGATCATGCTGTAACCGCATCAACAAACCTGATGCAGGTGGAAGAGATAGACCAGATAGCAAAAACATTTGTGTCGCTGGGTGTAACTAAAATCAGGCTGACAGGTGGTGAACCATTGGTGCGTAAAGATGCAGCCAAAATCATTGAGCAGCTTTCAAGGTATCCTGTTGAGCTTACTTTAACCACCAACGGAACGCGGCTTCATGAATTTATTCCTGTCCTAAAGAATGCCGGTGTCCGATCTGTGAATGTTAGTTTAGATACCCTTGATAAAGACAAGTTCCAGGTGATGACAAAGAGGGACGCGTATCAAAGGGTACTGAGCAACATCCGGCAACTATCGAAGGAGAACATTCATGTAAAGGTGAATGTGGTGATGATGAAAGGCGTGAATGATGATGAGATCAATGCTTTTGTTGCCATGACCAAAGCGCTTCCTGTTCATATCCGATTCATAGAGTTTATGCCTTTTTCCGGCAATCATTGGGAGAGCCAGAAGGTATTTGGATGGAAACAGATCTTGGAGGTAGTTGGCGAGGAGTACGATTATATTAAGTTGAAGGATGATATCCATGAT is a window encoding:
- the moaA gene encoding GTP 3',8-cyclase MoaA; this translates as MLVDSFNRIHNYLRISITDNCNLRCFYCMPDEDHAVTASTNLMQVEEIDQIAKTFVSLGVTKIRLTGGEPLVRKDAAKIIEQLSRYPVELTLTTNGTRLHEFIPVLKNAGVRSVNVSLDTLDKDKFQVMTKRDAYQRVLSNIRQLSKENIHVKVNVVMMKGVNDDEINAFVAMTKALPVHIRFIEFMPFSGNHWESQKVFGWKQILEVVGEEYDYIKLKDDIHDTTKKYIVPDHVGTFAVISTITSPFCGNCNRMRITADGKMKNCLFSQKETDLLSALRRGEDIVPLIRHSIGSKAAERGGQFTGNIEELDTASLKNRSMITIGG